Proteins from a genomic interval of Salinarchaeum sp. Harcht-Bsk1:
- the rnhB gene encoding ribonuclease HII, translated as MHVGIDEAGKGPVLGPMVCAAVGVADRSVLPDGVADSKRLSPDRREALDAELRDDDRVAVGVAAIDVERIDDPETDMNRLTVAGQAEAAVGLLGDAPDSTAECAVLADAGDTSETRFARRLADAVDERYSGDLDRSVDARHGADDDDPVVAAASIVAKVERDARVAEIAAEYGDVGSGYPSDPTTREFLEAFVREQGALPGCARTSWQTCDDVLADVEQASLGEY; from the coding sequence ATGCACGTCGGGATCGACGAGGCCGGCAAGGGGCCGGTGCTCGGACCGATGGTCTGCGCCGCGGTGGGCGTCGCCGACCGGTCCGTCCTTCCCGACGGCGTCGCGGACTCGAAACGCCTCTCCCCCGACCGACGGGAGGCCCTCGACGCGGAACTCCGCGACGACGACCGCGTCGCCGTCGGCGTCGCAGCGATCGACGTCGAGCGCATCGACGATCCCGAGACCGACATGAATCGGCTGACCGTCGCGGGGCAGGCCGAGGCCGCGGTAGGACTGCTCGGCGACGCACCCGATTCGACCGCGGAGTGCGCCGTCCTCGCCGACGCTGGCGACACCAGCGAAACGCGATTCGCCCGCCGACTCGCCGACGCCGTCGACGAACGCTATTCGGGGGATCTCGACCGCTCTGTGGATGCTCGTCACGGCGCGGACGACGACGATCCGGTCGTCGCGGCCGCATCGATCGTCGCAAAAGTCGAGCGCGACGCGAGGGTCGCCGAGATCGCGGCGGAGTACGGCGACGTCGGGAGCGGCTATCCCAGCGATCCGACCACGCGAGAGTTCCTCGAAGCGTTCGTTCGGGAGCAGGGCGCCCTCCCCGGCTGTGCCCGAACGAGCTGGCAGACGTGTGACGACGTGCTCGCGGATGTCGAGCAGGCCAGTCTCGGTGAGTACTAG
- a CDS encoding DNA-directed DNA polymerase II small subunit translates to MPLETSARIVRELAGHGYNVEREAVTLIASAPDPAATLAAAVEATPDDEPVVETDVVRAVRDDAREDSGSSTGLDDPNVSTGDHTTGHQVQGEVAPETEGSAPPSTTGTAATAQSTPTGDADRSTTGRSLEIAGDITGESTGTGDYADFVSLFRDRYDKLSKQLRGRVNHRPTDTLESMPGGSEAAIVGMVDDVRSTANGHHLLDLEDANGTFPVLITKDRDIAEHVDEILTDEVIAVEGTISDDGGILFVDDLYFPEIPRTFEPTTADRHVQAALISDVHVGSQEFEADAWNRFADWLHTAEAEAIEYLLIAGDMVEGVGVYPDQDEELDVIDVYEQYETFAEHLKAVPGDVEIVMIPGNHDAVRLAEPQPAFDEELRDIMSAHDARITGNPSMVTIEGVSVLMYHGVSLDEMIAELPEEKANYDEPQKPMYQLLKKRHVAPKYGGHMRLAPEKEDYLVIDEVPDIFHTGHVHKLGYGKYRNVLAINSGCWQAQTDFQRSVNIDPDVAYAPIVDLDTLDVTIRKFI, encoded by the coding sequence GTGCCACTGGAGACGTCGGCCAGGATCGTTCGCGAGCTGGCCGGCCACGGCTACAACGTCGAACGCGAGGCCGTAACCCTCATTGCCAGTGCGCCGGACCCCGCGGCGACGCTCGCCGCCGCCGTCGAGGCGACGCCCGACGACGAGCCCGTTGTCGAAACAGACGTCGTTCGGGCGGTACGGGACGATGCACGGGAAGATTCCGGGAGTTCGACGGGACTTGACGACCCCAACGTTTCCACTGGAGATCACACCACCGGTCATCAGGTCCAGGGGGAAGTTGCACCCGAAACGGAGGGGTCCGCGCCCCCGTCCACGACTGGTACCGCGGCGACTGCCCAGTCGACGCCCACAGGCGACGCCGATCGCTCGACCACTGGTCGCTCCCTCGAGATTGCTGGCGACATCACTGGTGAGAGCACGGGGACTGGCGACTACGCGGACTTCGTCTCACTGTTTCGCGATCGCTACGACAAGCTCTCGAAGCAGCTCAGGGGACGGGTGAACCACCGCCCGACGGACACCCTCGAGTCGATGCCGGGCGGGAGCGAGGCCGCGATCGTCGGGATGGTCGACGACGTTCGCTCGACGGCGAACGGCCACCACTTGCTCGACCTCGAGGACGCCAACGGCACCTTCCCCGTCCTGATCACCAAGGACCGGGACATCGCCGAGCACGTCGACGAGATCCTCACGGACGAGGTGATCGCCGTCGAGGGGACGATCTCCGACGACGGCGGGATCCTCTTCGTCGACGACCTCTACTTCCCGGAGATCCCGCGTACGTTCGAGCCGACGACGGCCGATCGGCACGTCCAGGCCGCGCTCATCAGCGACGTCCACGTCGGCAGCCAGGAGTTCGAGGCCGACGCCTGGAACCGCTTCGCCGACTGGCTCCACACGGCCGAGGCGGAAGCCATCGAGTACCTCCTCATCGCCGGCGACATGGTCGAGGGCGTCGGCGTGTACCCCGATCAAGACGAGGAACTCGACGTCATCGACGTGTACGAGCAGTACGAGACGTTCGCGGAGCACCTCAAGGCCGTCCCGGGGGACGTCGAGATCGTGATGATCCCCGGCAACCACGACGCCGTCCGACTCGCAGAGCCCCAGCCTGCCTTCGACGAGGAACTCCGGGACATCATGTCTGCCCACGACGCGCGAATCACGGGTAACCCCTCGATGGTCACCATCGAGGGCGTCTCCGTCCTCATGTACCACGGCGTCTCCCTCGACGAGATGATCGCCGAGTTGCCCGAGGAGAAGGCCAACTACGACGAGCCACAGAAGCCGATGTACCAGCTCCTGAAGAAGCGCCACGTCGCGCCGAAGTACGGCGGTCACATGCGCCTCGCGCCCGAGAAGGAGGACTACCTCGTCATCGACGAGGTGCCCGATATCTTTCACACCGGCCACGTCCACAAACTCGGCTACGGCAAGTACCGAAACGTCCTCGCGATCAACTCCGGGTGCTGGCAGGCCCAGACCGACTTCCAGCGCAGCGTCAACATCGATCCCGACGTCGCCTACGCCCCGATCGTCGACCTCGACACCCTCGACGTGACGATCCGGAAGTTCATCTGA
- a CDS encoding CARDB domain-containing protein, producing MPTLEEGSTGLRSAVDATAEVGSDAGVESGTTSREDLAGGDGAGGPPVDPALENATGETEVIVRFEEARNTPGASANSVSELQNHAEQTQSSFERYARTTDAVEIQRSFWITNAMLVQMNASELPPGQLLQFQNVERVHRNFEVRALSTEADPLPSSTDQPSATAHGGTAPYNGTYGLHVVNATRTWEEFGTMGGGVNVTVLDTGVNTTSTDIDISAWAEVDGYGNVVDTNVSNATDSDGHGTHVSGTVAGGNASGQYIGVAPNATLKHGQVIPGGGGSFAQIVGGMEWATNDTDSDVITMSLGATGYHSELIAPVRNVRDAGIPLFVATGNVGEWNSDSPGNVYESISVGAVDSSLDVAGFSNGEWIDTSVAWDGDAPDSWPSRYTVPDVVAPGVDVLSINGSSGAYEQFNGTSMATPHVAGVAALVLSVNGTLNDSEVERTISETAFEPHNYEEPDHRYGTGVVDALNATASVTRNTTVSGWVTNATSGAGIADALVETEYGLRTRTNATGYYEFEVPSNNQTITADPLGFEANGTAVNATGQASVQQNITVSTEIVEARIVERQARYTNSSAGLNVSYRVANVGNYNSSLFYHNPLPTPSTATLRVDGNAVSFGQNVSLGIDGPTTVNISVTTNDGYFGILSLEQSFYGEGGSGVVADTIGPSTYHDDPVEIPEDLNPSALQTPIDYVEKNTTLVLNDTTTYEEQIGTYLGSGTYTAIILRNRVSLAAANGADPLVNFTDVTHLVDIGLLVSEPDTSVTGITFDGNGATGVLDVEATGAEIRNATIRDGADGIYLGTGVTDAISNNRFQNLLNGVYADGGDVRSVDNNTATGIADHGIHLPDSWTPNTTIADNDLTIDSGATAGINASTNVSSISGNQITLNGSSADGIATGGAPESTGTVTIADNVISGGYVGIEVGDPGADVIRNNSISDTQWRGISVGWTYRSSATVAENDIRNVDLQGIVSDPSINTVFHNNTIDGVGQFGIEIRDNGPTSDSNVTISNNTIVNVDPSGGHTSRAVLVFQLGNAEIVDNNVSDGRIRVESGANVTARRNTVTNAPVGFDVTRNSSNVRSEHSTFTDVGLVFQTSSLFGYTPTNVTFADANVTTANGTVHIADVPAEDVDVTNLSLADGTRVDASGHNASLELGQDPSNSTFPADYGDIGAFLNLSEEGPGSQIDVNVTYDDADASGLREDTLEVHRYNGTGWETVSTTGVDTATNDVWASVTSFSTFAPLAEETQGTFNVTSVESNASTVLEGETVQVNATINNTGDRSGTQNVTLDVNGSVGTVDHENVTLDPGNETTVSLNWTTQSGQAGDYDATVTTAQDTNSTAVRVDAPANFSVNVTGSNSPVQEGETLDVNATIENVGDRNATQTVNLTAGGTQRDSQSLTVNATESKHVTLQWATTDGDAGDYTANVSSENDTDGASVTVQEPANFSVTNVTTNAPVTEGETLDVSATIENVGDVEGTQTINLTVDGTEETTQSLTLNAGESSTETLSWTTTAGDNGTHTVAINSENDSASTTVTVQTPANFSVQIDDTNSAVVEGDTLQVNATVNNTGGTTATQNVTLALNGTQEDSESVSLNGGENQSVTLNWSTTDGDAGDYTAAVNTSNDSATTSVTVQEPANFSVTAISSNAPVTEGANLTVDATIQNVGDVSGTRNITLALNDSVGVQDYQSVSLGAGNQTTLTLNWTTAGGDAGDYNATVNASDDSNATSVRVDAPAYFAVESVTSPNAPVVEGETLQVNATINNTGDLSATQNVTLELNGSVGVVDNQSVSLGAESQTTIALNWTTADGDVGDYTASVNSSNESTSTSVRVDEPANFSVTVDSTNSPVVENDTLQVNATIQNVGDRNGSQTVNLSINGSVGEVDNQTITLDVGESTTHTFNWTTGSGDNGNYTATVNSANASASSPVEVLAPANFTVNVTGSNSPVTEGDTLQVNATVNNTGDVAATQNVTLELNGTGDVASQNVTLDGGNAIAIALNWTTDGRDAGNYTATVASDDGNDTVAVEIQDAAVYFEVSNVSAPGSITEGDSYTVTANVTNVGSANATQNVSYLLGGTVQTTETNVSLNASERVEVTFSATNGTPGEYTQAIRTANETVATANLTVNAESSGGGGGGGGGVFLPPPSDDGGPSFTITSIDLASDEVGVGESVSVDVRVDNDGNEDGEYTATLTADGQTVDSETLSINANWHETFTLSATFDEAGTYQLAIDGESAGTVTVTGAADLVVTDRRIDATEVDAGQSVTVTTIVSNEGSGEGSRTVELVVGGETVASETVTLAPGESATVTLEHTFAESGSYDVSLGGEQLQTVEVSESQADDGSGDGDGGAGGDGGGDDGGFPVLLVLGVLGVLVAAGSIGFFVYGDELAELLGE from the coding sequence GTGCCGACCCTGGAGGAGGGGAGTACAGGCCTTCGATCGGCGGTCGACGCGACCGCCGAAGTCGGAAGCGACGCAGGCGTGGAGTCGGGGACCACCAGTCGTGAAGACCTGGCCGGTGGAGACGGCGCCGGTGGGCCGCCGGTCGATCCAGCGCTCGAGAACGCGACCGGCGAGACTGAAGTGATCGTCCGCTTCGAGGAGGCCCGGAACACGCCAGGCGCGTCGGCGAACTCCGTGTCGGAGCTCCAAAATCACGCAGAGCAGACACAGAGTAGCTTCGAGCGGTACGCACGGACTACCGACGCCGTCGAGATCCAGCGCTCCTTCTGGATCACGAATGCGATGCTGGTGCAGATGAATGCCAGCGAGCTGCCGCCGGGGCAGTTGCTGCAGTTCCAGAACGTCGAGCGGGTCCACCGAAACTTCGAGGTTCGTGCACTTTCCACGGAGGCAGACCCGTTGCCGTCGAGTACCGACCAGCCGTCGGCGACGGCACACGGTGGAACCGCTCCGTACAACGGGACCTACGGTCTCCACGTCGTGAATGCTACGCGTACGTGGGAAGAGTTCGGTACGATGGGCGGTGGGGTCAACGTAACCGTTCTCGATACCGGCGTCAACACGACGAGTACTGACATCGACATCTCGGCCTGGGCCGAAGTCGATGGGTACGGAAACGTGGTCGATACGAACGTTTCGAACGCGACGGATTCCGACGGACACGGGACCCACGTGTCGGGTACCGTAGCTGGGGGCAATGCGAGCGGACAATACATCGGTGTCGCCCCGAACGCGACGCTGAAGCACGGGCAGGTGATTCCCGGCGGTGGCGGGAGCTTCGCACAGATCGTTGGCGGGATGGAGTGGGCTACGAACGACACCGATAGCGACGTGATCACGATGAGTCTGGGCGCGACTGGCTACCACTCCGAACTGATCGCGCCGGTCAGAAACGTCCGTGATGCGGGCATTCCACTCTTCGTCGCAACCGGAAACGTGGGAGAGTGGAACAGCGACTCACCGGGGAACGTCTACGAGAGCATCAGCGTGGGCGCCGTCGACTCCAGCCTCGACGTAGCTGGTTTCTCCAACGGCGAATGGATCGACACGAGTGTAGCGTGGGACGGTGACGCACCCGACTCATGGCCGAGTCGATACACGGTCCCGGACGTCGTGGCCCCCGGGGTCGATGTTCTGAGCATCAACGGATCGAGCGGTGCGTACGAACAATTTAACGGGACGAGTATGGCGACGCCACACGTCGCTGGCGTTGCGGCACTCGTCCTCTCTGTGAACGGAACGCTGAACGACAGCGAGGTCGAACGAACGATCTCCGAGACTGCGTTCGAACCCCACAACTACGAGGAGCCTGACCATCGCTACGGCACCGGGGTCGTGGACGCGCTCAACGCCACCGCGAGCGTCACCCGGAACACGACCGTCTCCGGCTGGGTGACGAACGCAACTTCCGGAGCGGGCATCGCGGACGCACTCGTGGAAACGGAGTACGGCCTCCGGACGCGGACGAACGCGACGGGCTACTACGAGTTCGAAGTTCCGAGCAACAACCAGACGATCACCGCGGATCCGCTGGGCTTCGAGGCGAACGGCACCGCGGTCAACGCGACCGGCCAGGCGTCCGTCCAGCAGAACATTACGGTGTCCACTGAGATCGTCGAGGCCCGAATCGTCGAGCGACAGGCTCGCTACACGAACTCCTCGGCTGGATTGAACGTGAGCTACAGGGTGGCGAACGTTGGGAACTACAACTCCAGTCTCTTCTACCACAATCCGCTCCCCACGCCGAGCACTGCAACGTTGCGCGTTGACGGAAATGCCGTGTCGTTCGGCCAAAACGTCTCGCTGGGAATCGACGGGCCGACGACTGTTAACATCAGTGTGACGACCAACGACGGCTACTTCGGGATCCTCAGCTTGGAGCAGTCCTTCTACGGAGAAGGTGGATCGGGCGTGGTTGCTGACACGATTGGACCGAGTACCTACCACGACGATCCGGTGGAGATTCCGGAAGACCTCAACCCCTCGGCACTTCAGACCCCGATAGACTACGTCGAGAAGAACACGACGCTCGTCCTCAACGACACCACGACGTACGAGGAGCAGATCGGTACCTACCTCGGTAGTGGCACCTACACGGCGATCATACTGCGCAATCGGGTCTCGTTGGCAGCAGCCAACGGTGCCGATCCGCTAGTGAACTTCACGGATGTCACGCACCTCGTCGACATCGGCCTCCTCGTCTCCGAGCCCGACACGTCTGTCACCGGAATTACGTTCGATGGAAACGGCGCCACCGGCGTGCTCGACGTCGAGGCGACCGGCGCGGAGATCCGCAATGCGACGATCCGCGACGGCGCCGACGGGATCTACCTCGGAACCGGTGTCACGGATGCGATCAGTAACAACAGGTTCCAGAACCTCCTGAACGGGGTGTACGCCGACGGCGGCGACGTCCGATCGGTCGACAACAACACTGCGACTGGAATCGCGGACCATGGCATCCATCTCCCGGACTCGTGGACGCCGAACACCACAATAGCCGACAACGACCTGACGATCGACAGCGGGGCCACCGCCGGAATTAACGCCTCGACGAACGTCTCGTCGATTTCCGGCAACCAGATCACCCTGAACGGCTCGTCAGCGGACGGAATCGCTACAGGCGGTGCACCCGAGAGCACTGGGACGGTGACGATCGCGGACAACGTGATTTCGGGTGGGTACGTCGGCATCGAGGTCGGAGACCCCGGCGCAGACGTCATTCGAAACAATTCGATCTCTGACACCCAGTGGCGCGGGATTTCGGTCGGCTGGACCTACCGGTCCAGCGCGACCGTCGCGGAGAACGACATCCGGAACGTGGACTTGCAAGGAATCGTCTCTGATCCCTCCATCAACACCGTCTTCCACAACAACACGATCGATGGAGTTGGCCAGTTCGGGATCGAAATTAGGGATAACGGCCCCACGTCCGACAGCAACGTGACGATCTCTAACAATACCATCGTGAACGTCGACCCGTCGGGCGGCCACACGTCCCGGGCCGTGTTGGTGTTCCAACTGGGCAACGCAGAGATCGTCGACAACAACGTCTCTGATGGGCGAATCCGCGTCGAAAGCGGCGCGAACGTCACCGCCCGCCGGAACACCGTTACCAACGCCCCGGTCGGATTCGACGTCACCAGAAATAGTAGCAACGTTCGATCGGAACACTCCACGTTCACCGACGTCGGTCTCGTATTCCAGACGTCCTCGTTGTTTGGATACACACCGACCAACGTGACATTCGCTGACGCGAACGTGACGACGGCGAATGGAACGGTCCACATCGCCGACGTTCCAGCGGAGGACGTCGACGTCACGAACCTCTCGCTGGCCGACGGGACCAGGGTCGACGCCTCGGGACACAACGCGAGCCTGGAGCTCGGTCAGGATCCCTCCAACAGCACGTTCCCGGCGGACTATGGCGACATCGGGGCGTTCCTGAACCTGAGCGAGGAGGGCCCCGGCTCGCAGATCGACGTCAACGTCACCTACGACGACGCCGACGCCTCGGGGCTCCGCGAGGACACCCTCGAAGTCCACCGGTACAACGGCACGGGCTGGGAGACTGTCTCCACCACCGGCGTCGACACCGCAACGAACGACGTCTGGGCCTCGGTAACCAGCTTCAGCACCTTCGCACCACTCGCTGAGGAAACGCAGGGGACCTTCAACGTCACCAGCGTCGAGTCCAACGCCTCGACCGTTCTCGAGGGCGAGACGGTCCAGGTGAACGCGACGATCAACAACACCGGCGACCGATCCGGGACGCAGAACGTCACACTGGACGTCAACGGTTCGGTCGGCACCGTCGATCACGAGAACGTCACGCTCGATCCCGGCAACGAAACGACGGTGTCGCTGAACTGGACGACCCAGTCCGGGCAGGCCGGCGACTACGACGCGACGGTCACCACGGCGCAGGACACCAACTCGACGGCCGTGCGGGTCGATGCGCCGGCGAACTTCTCGGTGAACGTCACGGGGTCGAACTCGCCAGTGCAGGAAGGCGAGACCCTCGACGTGAACGCGACGATCGAGAACGTCGGTGACCGGAACGCCACCCAGACGGTGAACCTCACCGCCGGCGGCACGCAGCGCGACAGCCAGTCGCTGACGGTGAACGCCACCGAGTCGAAGCACGTCACGCTCCAGTGGGCCACCACCGACGGTGACGCTGGCGACTACACCGCCAACGTCAGCTCCGAGAACGACACCGACGGAGCGAGCGTCACCGTCCAGGAGCCCGCGAACTTCTCGGTCACGAACGTCACGACGAACGCTCCGGTAACGGAGGGCGAGACGCTCGACGTGAGCGCCACGATCGAGAACGTCGGCGACGTCGAGGGGACCCAGACGATCAATCTCACCGTCGATGGCACGGAGGAGACCACCCAGTCGCTCACGCTCAACGCCGGCGAGTCCTCGACGGAGACGCTCTCGTGGACGACGACCGCCGGGGACAACGGCACGCATACCGTCGCGATCAACTCCGAGAACGACTCCGCCTCGACGACCGTGACGGTCCAGACGCCGGCGAACTTCTCGGTCCAGATCGACGACACGAATTCGGCCGTCGTCGAGGGGGACACCCTGCAGGTGAACGCGACGGTGAACAACACCGGGGGGACGACTGCGACCCAGAACGTCACGCTCGCGCTGAACGGCACGCAGGAAGACTCTGAGTCGGTTTCGCTGAACGGGGGCGAGAACCAATCGGTGACGCTGAACTGGAGTACCACCGACGGCGACGCAGGAGACTACACCGCCGCCGTGAACACCTCGAACGACTCCGCGACGACGAGCGTCACCGTCCAGGAGCCCGCAAACTTCTCCGTGACGGCGATCAGTTCGAACGCGCCCGTGACGGAGGGAGCGAACCTGACCGTCGACGCCACGATCCAGAACGTCGGCGACGTGAGCGGGACGCGAAACATCACACTCGCACTCAACGACAGCGTGGGGGTCCAGGACTACCAGTCGGTGTCACTGGGCGCCGGGAACCAGACGACGCTGACCCTGAACTGGACGACCGCCGGGGGCGACGCCGGTGACTACAACGCGACGGTGAACGCGAGCGACGACAGCAACGCGACGAGCGTCCGGGTCGACGCGCCAGCCTACTTCGCGGTCGAGAGCGTCACGTCACCGAACGCGCCGGTCGTCGAAGGCGAGACCCTGCAGGTGAACGCGACGATCAACAACACCGGCGACCTGAGCGCGACCCAGAACGTCACGCTCGAACTCAACGGGTCGGTCGGGGTCGTCGACAATCAGTCCGTCTCGCTCGGCGCCGAGAGTCAGACCACCATCGCGCTGAACTGGACCACCGCCGACGGGGACGTGGGAGACTACACTGCTTCGGTGAACTCCTCGAACGAGTCCACGTCGACGTCCGTCCGCGTCGACGAGCCCGCGAACTTCAGCGTCACCGTCGACAGCACGAACTCGCCAGTCGTCGAGAACGACACGCTGCAGGTGAACGCGACGATCCAGAACGTGGGGGACCGAAACGGCAGCCAGACGGTCAACCTCTCGATCAACGGCAGCGTGGGCGAGGTTGACAACCAGACCATCACGCTGGACGTCGGCGAATCGACGACGCACACGTTCAACTGGACGACCGGCAGCGGTGACAACGGCAACTACACCGCCACCGTAAACTCGGCGAACGCCAGCGCTTCGAGCCCCGTCGAGGTGCTCGCGCCAGCGAACTTCACGGTGAACGTCACCGGGTCGAACTCGCCAGTGACCGAGGGCGACACCCTGCAGGTCAACGCGACGGTGAACAACACCGGCGACGTGGCCGCCACCCAGAACGTCACGCTGGAACTGAATGGAACCGGCGACGTCGCGTCGCAGAACGTCACGCTCGACGGCGGCAACGCGATTGCGATCGCACTGAACTGGACGACCGACGGACGGGACGCCGGCAACTACACCGCGACAGTGGCCTCCGACGACGGCAACGACACCGTGGCCGTCGAGATCCAGGACGCGGCCGTCTACTTCGAGGTCTCGAACGTCTCCGCGCCGGGATCGATCACCGAGGGCGACAGCTACACGGTCACGGCCAACGTGACGAACGTCGGTTCGGCGAACGCCACCCAGAACGTCTCCTACCTGCTGGGTGGCACGGTGCAGACGACCGAGACGAACGTGAGCCTCAACGCGAGCGAGAGGGTCGAGGTCACGTTCTCCGCGACCAACGGCACGCCCGGCGAGTACACCCAGGCGATCCGGACCGCGAACGAGACCGTCGCGACCGCAAATCTGACCGTGAACGCCGAGAGCAGCGGCGGTGGCGGTGGCGGCGGAGGCGGCGTCTTCCTCCCGCCGCCGAGCGACGACGGCGGCCCGTCGTTCACGATCACGTCGATCGATCTTGCCAGCGACGAGGTCGGCGTCGGCGAGTCCGTCAGCGTGGACGTACGCGTCGACAACGACGGCAACGAGGACGGCGAGTACACCGCCACGCTCACCGCCGACGGTCAAACGGTCGACAGCGAGACCCTGTCGATCAACGCCAACTGGCACGAGACGTTCACGCTCTCGGCGACCTTCGACGAGGCGGGCACCTACCAGCTCGCGATCGACGGCGAGTCTGCAGGTACCGTCACGGTGACTGGCGCTGCCGACCTCGTGGTCACGGATCGGCGTATCGACGCCACCGAGGTCGACGCCGGCCAGTCGGTGACCGTGACCACGATCGTGTCGAACGAGGGGAGCGGCGAGGGGAGTCGGACGGTCGAACTCGTGGTCGGGGGCGAAACCGTCGCCTCCGAGACGGTCACGCTCGCGCCCGGGGAGTCCGCCACGGTCACCCTCGAGCACACCTTCGCCGAGTCGGGCAGCTACGACGTCAGTCTCGGTGGCGAACAGCTCCAGACCGTCGAGGTCTCCGAGTCTCAGGCCGACGACGGGAGCGGTGACGGCGATGGCGGTGCAGGCGGTGACGGCGGGGGAGACGACGGCGGATTCCCGGTTCTGCTCGTGTTGGGTGTGCTCGGCGTGCTCGTCGCCGCAGGCTCGATCGGCTTCTTCGTCTACGGCGACGAACTGGCCGAACTGCTCGGCGAGTAA
- a CDS encoding amidohydrolase — translation MTTLRITGGQVLRPDMTIEEADVLVDEDEGTILAVDDPAAIDDVEGADVAAELDAEGDLVIPGLINAHTHVAMTLLRGLADDKPLDAWLQEDIWPVEAELTPGDVRVGAELGILEMIRSGTTTFSDMYFEVDRIAEAVEAAGVRAVLGHTAITVGKDDDAAAADVEESVAVAKALDGAADGRISTTIQPHSLTTVSEDALGELAEAAAQADLPLHFHANETADEVHPFVREHDERPLSVADDLGLLGENSALAHCVHVDTTEIELLAETGSGVVHCPASNMKLASGMAPIQLLLDHDVPVAIGTDGAASNNDLDVFDELRDAAMIGKLAANDASAVAAEAAVAMATTGGADVLGIDAGRIEPGAAADLAVIDLDAAHLTPAHDLVSHLAYAARGSDVRHTVCDGQVLMEDREVTTLDAAGVRERAAEHAAALVDRAGDD, via the coding sequence ATGACCACGCTTCGCATCACGGGTGGACAGGTCCTCCGCCCCGACATGACGATCGAGGAAGCCGACGTGCTCGTCGATGAGGACGAGGGTACGATCCTCGCGGTCGACGATCCGGCCGCGATCGACGACGTCGAGGGCGCCGACGTCGCGGCGGAACTCGACGCCGAGGGTGACCTCGTGATCCCGGGGCTGATCAACGCACACACGCACGTCGCAATGACGCTCCTCCGCGGCCTGGCCGACGACAAGCCCCTCGACGCCTGGCTCCAGGAGGACATCTGGCCCGTCGAGGCCGAACTGACACCCGGGGACGTCCGCGTCGGCGCCGAGCTCGGCATCCTCGAGATGATTCGGTCGGGGACGACCACGTTCTCCGACATGTACTTCGAGGTCGACCGGATCGCCGAGGCCGTCGAGGCGGCCGGCGTGCGCGCAGTGCTCGGCCACACCGCGATCACCGTCGGGAAGGACGACGACGCGGCTGCGGCGGACGTCGAGGAGAGCGTCGCCGTCGCGAAGGCCCTCGACGGTGCCGCAGACGGTCGCATCTCGACGACGATCCAGCCCCACAGCCTCACGACGGTGAGCGAAGACGCACTCGGGGAACTCGCGGAGGCCGCGGCCCAGGCCGATCTCCCCCTACACTTCCACGCCAACGAAACCGCGGACGAGGTCCATCCCTTCGTCCGCGAGCACGACGAGCGACCGCTCTCGGTCGCCGACGACCTCGGCTTGCTCGGTGAGAACTCCGCGCTCGCCCACTGCGTTCACGTGGATACCACCGAGATTGAGCTGCTCGCGGAGACCGGGAGCGGCGTCGTCCACTGCCCAGCCTCGAACATGAAGCTCGCGAGCGGCATGGCCCCGATCCAGCTACTGCTCGACCACGACGTCCCCGTCGCGATCGGCACCGACGGCGCCGCGTCGAACAACGATCTCGACGTGTTCGACGAACTCCGCGACGCGGCGATGATCGGCAAGCTGGCGGCGAACGACGCTTCGGCCGTCGCCGCCGAGGCTGCGGTGGCAATGGCGACCACCGGGGGCGCCGACGTCCTTGGGATCGACGCCGGTCGGATCGAGCCTGGCGCGGCAGCCGACCTGGCAGTGATCGATCTCGACGCCGCCCACCTCACGCCTGCCCACGACCTGGTGAGCCACCTCGCGTACGCCGCCCGCGGCAGCGACGTTCGCCACACCGTCTGCGACGGTCAGGTGCTGATGGAGGATCGCGAGGTGACGACGCTCGATGCGGCCGGCGTGCGCGAGCGGGCGGCCGAGCACGCGGCCGCACTGGTCGATCGCGCTGGCGACGATTGA